A window of Phragmites australis chromosome 2, lpPhrAust1.1, whole genome shotgun sequence genomic DNA:
tgaatgtgttaaatattgataaagtCATAACTAAATGCCAAGatgtctaaaattgatgaatctaattttattAGCCTTTTTTTATTATGGTCTGTACAGAAAAAATATAGTTCAATTATGAAATGCATGACGGGCGCAGCGCGCCTTCCGTCCTAGTTGTGTTCATTCATCACAGAATGTCCTATTTTTCTGACCGTATTACCAGTATCCTATTTTTAATTGGAAATTTTCCATTAGGGTTCTTTTTTCTCAATTgtaggagaaggagaaggagaatgATAAgtaagagaaagaagaaacatGAAATGATCTAGACATGAATTATGATGAATGATACTGATGAGGTGTAACTTAAGTAGAAGATTGTTTATCTTGGTGTTTTATTATCCACTTAGCCTATTATCATAACATGTGTGACTGTGTCTATTTATGACTTGATGATTTTGTGTGACTGTGTATTATATCGAGTACTCAAGTTACGATATGGCGATAGTTTTTTAGTTGAGACTTATGCTATTATGTGGTCTACCTGTGTTTGATATGAATTGTTTTTTtagtgtgaattaattatgtatcATGTTAATGCTTGAAGTCATGGTTCTACAGGTCAATGCCCTCCGTTTGAATTGTTCGGATAGACTGTTTTCAATATCCTTATGTTTCTGAGTCCGTACCCGTTTCTGGCTTTCTTATTTTTAAGAGagaatatgaaaataaaaatagttaggtttttttttaccatttctATCCGTTTTCATCTCTGACATGTAGTCACACATGTTACAATAATAACATAATAGAATAGACTTCGACCCTCGTTTGATTCTGACGGCCGGATTGACCATTCCATCCCTACTGAGCCGCAAAACACTAAGACAAAACAATCTTTTACTCATAGAATGGCAAAACACCAAGTCAAATAATCTTTCGCTCAGTCTACAACTCATCAGCATCATTCATCACGATTTATGTCTATATCACTTCatgtttcttctttctcctcattctcattccccttctccttcccctACAATTGAAAAAAGTCTCGATTACAAACGGTATACCGACAATCCAgtcagaaaaatagcaaaacagTTTTTGTTCCGTTTCCACGTAAgtcctaaaaattcaaaaataattaaaaaaatatatagaaaacgGATCATAACGGGTAaatcccgtccgttttcatcctaTGCCACTTCACTGGGAAGAGTTTCGAAAACATGaatcttttttctttcgaaAACATGATTCTAATTTGTTGTCAAGGAAAAGCACTTTCCTTTACTAAGAAGAACCAGGAAAAGATCTTAGCTGTGACAGTGGAGTGAGGTCGCATGTCATGAACAAATTCAGTGGTACTCTGGCGCTACACTGCACCCATGGGTGGGTTTCAAGCCTGAGCAATGGAGCGTCCATTCACACGAACCGTGCATTCATGTCACGGGATGTTCAAATGTTCAGAAGTCCATAGCCTATAGGAGGCTTAGATACGGTCGCAAGCAAATTGTGGTGCGGCCGTGCGGTGGCGATCAGCGGTCAAGCCGCAACCGTGCACTCGTCGACCTCGGTGCCCACGCTACGGAACGATAGACTGATAGGTGCGGTGCGTTGAGTCGTTGAGCCACCGGTGCGGAGTACCAAGCCGAAAGTGAGGCCAGTCTTGACTATCGGTTGACACTGGCAACTTGCCCTAGAAATTGAATCACACAGAAAACTGAACATATGTATCACTCTGAAATCTGAACTCTGTAGCACATTGTGTGCTCATATTATTGCTGAGGTATGTGCACCAATCATTGGTTCAAGTTTCAACAAACAAGCTCTTCAAAGTGCAAAATTCCAAGCAGGAAAAAAACACCGAAATCGAAAACTCTCAGTTCTAGGCCAGTCCCCAATCACCGTCGGCCAAAGCCGTGCCCATCCGTCGCTGACGAAGATCGAGGACACTCGAGCGGCAGCTCGAGCCCACCTACCGGCAACCGCGGCACTGTCACTTAGAGCGGGTCCCAGCAACGACATATCCCGGGCCCAATTGTTTCCCGCCCTCTCCCCAACTTAATTTACCCGCCGACGGGCCCACTGCTCAGTCTCTTGGCTGTCGgacttctcctcctcctcctcgtcggccgccgccgccgccaacgccTCGTCTCCCCACGAAGCGGCTCTTCTCCCGGACTTGAACCTCCGCATTCCCGCAATGCCCGGCTGCTGCTCCTCCCCGTCCTCGTCCTCCAACGCCATCTTCTTGGCCGCGCCGCCTCCTAACCGGCCACAGCCGTCGCACCGGAACATGGCCACCACGCCGTGCCACCACCCGCGGCGCCGGCCGTGCCGCTCCCGGTCGGACAGGACCTTCCCAATGCATGACACCTTGGGCGACCGCGGCTCCGCCTCGCCGCCACCACCGGCCGCGCGCTTGTCGGGCAAGATCCGGCCCTGCGACGGCTGGCGCCGGGTGAACCGCGGGCGGATCTTTGCCGGGAGGCCGAAGAAAGTGGTGCCAGCCGCGGCCGGTGCGCCGGCGACGCGCGTCGAGTTGGTCCGCGTCTTGGCCACGATGGGGTTGGAGACGCCGGCGGCCGCAAACTTGGGGTTGGTGCTGCCCTTGGTGGAGTCGTCCCGTTCGTATATCGGGTTCAGCTCCGAGAACGCCAACTCGTCGCCGATGGAGATGGTTATCGACTCGGGCGGGAAGTCAgggtccggcggcggcggcatccgcggcggcgaggcgtCCCCGCTGCCCCCCGCGATGACCGTCTCGCAGGACACCTTTCTgtccccggcgccggcgccggccacgCCGCACACCAGGCTCTCCAGGTCGACCTGAGGCATTGCGCACACACAGCTCGCTTCGATGCCCACTCTGCCTCAAGGTACAAGTGCAGGGCAGAGCAAGACTGCAAGAGATTATACTAGCAGCTAGGAGCCTAGGACTAGGAGCAGGAGCAGAGGCAGCGAGGAGTGGTTGCTACTGGGCGCTTCCCTACAAAATTTTCTTGAGGTAGATGGGGGGAGGCAAATCACAGCGATGCTGCATCAGCAGTGCTCAGAGGCTGTCCTATAGAAATATTAGTGACTCGGAAAATGCCACCTCTGAAACGAAACGAAGTCCAAAAACGGATCTCGACCATTTGTCTCCCCGAAACACCAGTCTCAGTGAGTTGAACGAAGAGTTTACCCACTAGCAACTGAGGTTAAAGAAAGGCGATGACAATGGCAGCCTATGAAAGCAGCAAGCAAGTAAATCTCCCTAGTCTACGATAATGGCGAAGCAGACGGGAGTGACCAAGGCGATTTTATGTCGATCTTGAGTCCTCCGACAGTGCCCTGCTGTGGCCCTCCTGATTAATAATTTTAGTCTTTTCATTTTCCGCGTGGAACGGCTAGTGATCCCTTGAGACCGATCTGTCTTTTAGTTACGCAGCAGTGACCACCAAAATGTGATGAACCTGTTCGCAAATAAAGAACAGTTGCGCCTGCAGGATCATCAGGGCAGTCGATACCTGTCTTCAGTTAAAAAACAATTTCACCACCTCTAACTAAAACCAAGATCAGTAGCACACCAGTTTTTTTACAGTGGTCAGAAGTACGATTTTGATGGGTAATTTTACAGCAGGAGTGGTAGTTGATGAACAGAAAGAGGGGGAGGCTTGGTAAAAGGAATCAAGGCCAGTTCTTGGCACAAGGGCTGTTCGGCTATCACATGGCCATGTCGGACTGGGAAGTGAGTAGCAGAAGGCATCAGCTGGGCGCCAGCCCAATTTGTACTATTTTGTTGCCTTCGCTGCACATATAGCAGAAGTCTTTGATCGATGGGCTCTGTGAAAAAGGACCGTGTCTTAGCTTATAAACGTGCAATTTTGCCCAGTCCTCCGAGTTTCCAAGCTCGCTTGACATGGCAGCATTACATGAGATGAGCCTAAGAGCATTTCCGGGCTAATAACAAAACATAGCACATGACCTAACGATCGGAGAGCAGTGCTCACGATTCGCTACCTCTATGTCATCTTTAGCATCAACATCATAGCGTTTTCGGCATCTTCTCCAAAGGAGATCAATCTCCTCCCGATGCTTCTCCCCCTTATAAGATCGGTATGTTCACTGCAATCACATATGTTATTTCATCATGTCTCTCATAATCCGTTTTCTATGTTTCTATCATCGGGTATATTAGAGAGATATTTATATAGCGCTGCTATATACATATCTAAAGTACGCTCCTGCTATATGATCATGCTAGATTATTTGTTCAACTCCATGATTActcataaattaaattaaacttaAAAGTGCTGATTTTTCCAACATATAAATCATCAAGATTTCTAAAATGGAGACGCAATAACAACACTGAGAGTATCAATATGTAAACCTGTCAACAAAAGTGCATTTATCCTAGGAAATTCGTCGAGTTGCATCTTGATTCCGAAGAGGTCCAAACTTGGATCTTGGTCAACAGCCCCACAGGCGCATAAGCTCCCATGGGGTCGGAATTATTGTACTCTGCGACAGATTCACATTATGAAACAGTGACGAATGGGACGAGGGGCCAAATTAAGATCAAGTGTCAGGTATGCCGACTTTGAATCTTAGTAGGCTTAGACATCTTCAATGGTTTCCTTTTGTGAGTCCCGTTTTATTTTCTAAGAGATTCTTATTTTCTTCAACGCTCTAGGTTCATTCTCTCCACCTCATGATTCTCTCATTTCATTTCACAATTCCCTTAGAAGggaagctattggagatgagagaaaataaagggaataagaATAGGGAtgagaattagaaagaaaacgaaatgaaagaaatatggttgaagatggtGTAATAATATGTGCCCAACAACTATAACAGGCATCAAAGGCAGGATTTCTGAACTGGAGCACCCAAGCAACAACTATAGCAGAGTATTCTTGTCAAAGCAAGTCAAAGGAAATTAGAGGGCTAGTAGAATCTCGATTGTACAATAATCGCATTGCACAGTTGAATGCAAGTCTTTCAAGATTCAGACCGACAGCGGCAATAATCAATAATGCATCGAGCAAACTATTCAACAACAGTACATGGTAATACAATTACACAATCAAATGCATGTGCTAAATGGACACTTAGCAATTATTTGGTTCGAGCTCAAGAAAAATGTCAAGATAGTTTGTTATCACTCGATCATAAAATTTTGTACGATGAGACGCTGACTATAGAAAAGAGCAATATTTTAAGGCATAACAATGAGTCTGAACAATTTGATTTCTACAACTGAACTTCATACCAACCTACTTGATAGTTCACAATAGACAATGTTTGGTTGCGGGTTCTAGAAATTAGCAGGAATATTAGTCGAGTTGGTTGAGCTCTTTCTGTCAATTTATCCGGAGGACCATACAATGCACTGCTGATCTTCTGCAACCAAAAGCCATGCTAAAGGCCAAAATTAGGCTGCCAGCACGTTGGTTGAGCTTTCTCTATCCATTTGTCCATAAGACAGCCTAATACACTTCTCCAATGATGATAATTCAAGAAGATTCAATGAGATCACAGTATTAACTCAGTCAGCAATCCCACCATTACATCAAGTGGATAAGAGCAAACCAGCATCATGGAGTGCAAAACATTCGACGTAGCATGTTCACTAAGATGGGTTTTGGTGATGTTAACAATAAATTCAAATCCTTCGTGGGGAAGATCATACATGATCCACAAAATTTTAAGCTTCTCCCGAATGATTCAAGTACAAACAGAGAATCACCAAAGTCTCAGCACTTTATATTATATCTTCCTCTACTTCTGATCTAGGATCACCTACCAGACAAGAAACCAAGGACAGCCGCCAGCTCAAACGATGGGGAAATTGCTCTGAATCTTGTACCCCGTCACGTCAAGAAATTGGCAATGAGAGGCTTACTCCGTCACGGGCCGGAAACGGGCTTGGCGGGCCCGGCCGCCGGCTGCTGCGGCGGGGAAGGGGTCGGGGCAGTGGAAGAGGAAGCAATCTGCgactcctcggcggcggcgagcttgcGGAGGCGTTCCTGGAGGACGCGGACGCGGTCCTCGGTGCGGCGGAGCTTCCGCCAGCGCCAGGTGAGGTAGGCGCCGAGGCCGCCGTAGACGAGGATGTAGGAGCCCCACACGTAGGGGTAGGTCTCCGCGTGCTCCTTCGTCTTCCTCCACTGCTCCTCCAGCTTCGCGATCACGCCGCCTCCATGCGTCGCGCCCTCCTCTGGCGCCAGCGGCGCGGCCTCACCGTCCCCGGCGGCCGCCATAGCTGCGCTTCTTGGTGTGTGGCCTTGCGGGTGGGGCTCGTTTCGATTTCTTTAGGGCAAGCGCGGAATGTGGGGAGCAACTTGTGATGGACACCGGCCCAAGCTGGTTTCATTAGCGTGTTGCTTTGCGCTTGTATATGGGCTTGTCTGAATCTTCACTGGGCTCGTAATTTTAGGGCCATATCAGAGAGAGGATAATTTTGGCTACCTTAGTGGGCCAAAACGATAGCCCACAAAGTTTCAACCGGAAATGGGCTGAAAATTCTGGGCCGGCATCCGCCAGCCTTTAATTACCTGCTGGCGCTGTTCGGTGTCAGAGCCTACTACTGACAGTGAAGCTGACCCATCTCTAAAATTTATATGGATCTTGCTAGTGCTAGCTCTAGCTATGCAAGAGAATGACATGTTAGTGCTATCTCTTAGATAAGAAAACAGtttcttttaaaatttatatggaacttgtcgtttataaattttaatacTTTACATGTTGTCCTACTTTAGCTATATAAGATATGAGGAGTTGTGAAGGATaagatttttataaatttaaaaaaatatagtctCTCACTTTAAATCTAGTGACAGAAGATGTCCGGCTGGGACGAAACTGTTTATTGTCAGAGCTCCTTCATGTGGGATAACCGGTCTAGCACGTGCTGCTGCTACCCAGAGCAATTAAGGTGGATCGTGTCGCGGCTATAAAATTGATCTATGGGTGGTCTGGTTCATCTGCGCGGTGTCAGTATCCCAGCGAGCGCATGTTGAAGACCGTGCCTCGACGACGCCGCAGCGAGAGGCCGAGAAGGAGCGCCATGCCCATGTGAGGTGTCGTGGGCGAACGGCACCAGACCGGATCAAGCGAATTCATCACGGCCGTGCCGCCGCGGCAGTGCGACACGCCACGCGGATTGGCCACAAGCCCACAAGGCCGTCGCGCCACTGTGTGgtgcgtcgtcgtcgtcgaagCGACACTTGAACGGATTTGGGCAGGTCTGACGTCTGGGCCGCGCCTGGGCTGTCAGTGCCTCGACGGTTGTTGGTTGAACCAGTCTTCGGGGCTACTCGACCGCTAGGACTGTCCCATGGTTTTGCTTTCGTTTGGCGTTGTCGAGAGGCAATCGGCAACTCTATTTTTGGCGACGAAGAATTTTATGTTAGCCTGATCGTTCGAAGCGGCAACTCTACTCTCAACAGATTCTCTTTACGGTTAGattctcgtcgtgaagggatttccgttcccttcagcgctcccaacagtttcccttcacggttcttttcacgacgggattctcaggttcattcccttcagaacggtattctctctccgttcccttcgcgattcccttcgaagggaagctgttgaagatgagagaaaataaaaggaatgggaACGAGGAAGGGAATCGGaaaaggaacgaaatgaaggaaatatagtTGAAGATAGTCTAACACCTGATCTAACAGTCCCAGGATCGAACATCTGGTTACGAATTTATAATCGAGTAGATGCCAATTCAGTAACAGTTCAGCTACTAGAGGCAGGACTCCTGCCAATGGGTACTCACTGCAACTATTAGATCCCGTTTGTACCTCTTGACCTCTTAGTATGAGTGATTGTATGAAAAGAGCTTGTCAACGAACTTAAATGTTCATCTTCAAAATACTCCTAAGACATCATTCTTGTCCCGTTGGAATGTAGTACTGGATTCTTTTGAATAAGTGATCACCAGGTGCGATTCTAGCTTTCAAATCTTTTCGTTGAATTGTGTCTCCTAAACCTTAAGGTTAGTAATCCATTGCCGTCAAATGCGTTATTATATAGCTCCTCGTTAGGATATTTTCAGGTTTCCATGGAGCACTGGGGTGATCGCTAACGCTTTTGGTTATTTGAAGGTCACCTTGAAAGCAGCGGCGGATCCACAACCGTGTTAGGATGATACAGGATGGCTCTAGCATAGAAAATCCTATGTATCTTTATGTAGTATCTAACTCAAATTAGCCTATATAACTTCAAATCAGCCCAAATAACTTCATATCAGTTTAATATACATTGGCTCAACCCCGGCACAGGTTTGTTCttggatccgcccctgcttGAAAGTTCAAGACTTAACAAAACGTTGTGATTTTAAGGACCGATCCACCCATTTAAAAGACAGGTTGTCAAACAGGCCAGCGAGTCTAGGGGAAAAAAACACAGCACTGGTTTGGAATTGATTGGTGCTTACAATCCTAAAGAAACTTAAAATGCAAGAAATCTTTTTACAGGGCGTTCGGATGCAGAACATAAAAAAACACATGGATTTAGAgagaaatatagaaataaatgaAAGTTTGTATGAGGTTGGACTGGTGTTGGAATTTTCTCCAAAATTGTTATGGATCGAGGCATTCCTTAGGAACTTCGTAGGATTTCAGTGGGTCCATTCCTTTATTGCGTTTCGAGGATCTACTTTACAAAGATAGCCTTAGAATGATTAATCGCACTGCATAATGTTGCACCTTTCGGTGGGTTATGTTAGCTAGGCTAGACTGGCTAAGGGCTAAATTAACTCTCTGCACCAGAAATGTTTGGCACGTTAAACTCTAAAACTAAGTAGTGGGACCAACCGCAAATTATATTTTCAATAAGATAAATTCTTGCCATTTCTCTAATATATAAAACACAAATGTGTTCTCATAACATTTCTTTCCTTACTTTTcatccatctaataaaaatatctaaCATTTGAAtagtttaattatttttatcatCCACTCTCGTTCTGCAGTCTCATCATCTGTTttactaatataaataaataaaaaatcaaaagaaaaattagCAGTATTCTTCTCATCTTTTTGGATCCCATCTAAAACCAACCTAGAACATCACTCTTGATATATTACTCCAATAATATTCTGATAACATATATGCTTTTTCATAccttaattttatatttaatattactatatttaatatttatatttttgttgccaTGCATAACACTTAGCTAGTAATGCTAAAAACAACCCATCGCCATTGCATCCGCTCCTGCTGCCCCACAGACGTTCTTATAAATCTGACAGTGTTCCATCAGTCAGACGGATCCTGAAAAACAGGCTTAACAGCCTACCAGCAGCGCCACGCATAACACTTAACAAATCTTCCGGATCAAACCAACATCCTTAACAAAATCCACGCAGAGCAGCAAAAAGGTCGGCCAGCCCGGGCCCACAAATACCTCCGCCAGACCGCCAACCTCGCCCCCACCCCAACGGCCCTCCCACGCAAGCGCATCCCGCCTCGCTCCCACTccacgccgcggcggccgcgctcCTCCGCCTTGTCCCCAAAACCTTTCTCCCCGCACGCTCCCGTTCCCCATGGGCAATTGCTCCCCGtccccgcgccggcgccgcccgaCGGAGCCTGGCTCCCCGCCTCTCCACCGCACCGTCTCCGCGCCCACCGTGACCGTCAACTCCACCACCTCCGTGTCCCCGTACGCGCTCGCCAGATCCCCCTCCGTCTCCGCCGCAGCCGTCGACGCCGAGGACGGGAACGTCGTGCGCGTCTACGGCTCCGACGGCTGCCCCGTCGCGTGGCGCCTCCGCGTCTCGCTGCTCTACAAGGCCGCCGCGCCCGTCCACTTCACGCCCTCCGAGGCGGCCCCGCTCGGCCGCCCCGTGCTCCGCCTCTCCGCCGCCGACCCGGAGGTCTGCGGCCCCGCCGACGAGCTGCTGCATCACGTGGACGCCCGCTTCGAGGGCAAGCCACGCGTCGCGCCGCCGGAGAGGTCCCGCCGGGCgtcgccggcggccgcggccgcggaggAGATCGCCGAGCTGGTGCGGCTGCAGCACCTCAGCGCGGAGCGGCACCTCGAGGGCGTGGTGGCGAAGGTAGCCGAGATGGTGAAGAAGGGGAAGAAGTCGGGGAAGGGGAGGACCGTTGTGGAGGGCGCCGAGGTGAGGAGGGTCGGCAAGTGGTACGGCGATGCAATGGAGGTGATGCTGGAGCACGCCAGGATGGAGGAGACGCTGATCTTCCCTGATCTCCAGAGTGCAGCGCGTCCAGGTTGATTTAAATATGATCGCATTTATTTGTGCTGCATTACGTTATGCTCATAATTTTCATTGGATATCCATAGAGTTTTAGGCATTTGGTCGTACCTGTTTCCGTGTTTTACTAGTTTCGTTAGATTTGCACACCCAAACACTGCTGGTTATCTAATGGGCATATGTGTTTTTCGAGGATTTATGGGGAGGGTTTAACACATGCCTGCATCCGTCATTTCCTGTTGCACAAAAAAAGCGGTGCATTTGCCACTCCACTGTTTGATACCTTGCTCCATACGCAGTTCACATTCGTTTTTACTGATATTTTAGGTCCATTGGTTATTTTGAGGGATTGTTTACTAGTGCTGGTAAGTTTTGATGGATTTGGAGAATCTATTTAGATAGATGAGATAAAGGTGGCGTGTCCCTTTTCTTTCTCAATATGTTGCTGTACTTTGATCCAAAGTCTGTATTCCCCTGCCTTTCAACCTGTGCAGGTCTCGCTTTGTTCTGACCGGTAAAATAACCTAACAAAAGATTGCAACGTCGTGTACCAGAGCAAAGCTACTGATGAAAAACTGCACACCATTTGGCAGCTTCCAAGTCAAAAACAAGCAAAATGAGGCAATGCGAGAATTGTACTAACAATCTCCCACACCCGAAGTGGAATCATACCAATAGACCAGACCAAACGCTTATCTTGGCATCTTCGATCCAAGAGCTTAGTTGCGGATTTGTTTAATCAGCAAGTGGTTACTTCCCGATATGATTAGGTTGTAGTCTTATCTGGTGCTAAATACTTTGTGTGGCAGGTGTGTGTGATAAGGTTAACGAGCAGCATGGGAGGCACCTGCCAATGATGAATGGAATCAAGGAGGATATAAAAACACTGCTGACGTTGGAATTAGGCAGCCCCCTCTTCCATGAGGTGCTGGTCAACCTCTCGGTTCGTCTCAAAACTTTGCAGGTACAGGGTCAATGCATTTTGTAGCCAGTCAATCTCATCTtactgttctttttttcttctgcaAACTCATCTTACCGTTCTTCATCTGCCAAGAGCTTTAGAATTCTGTCTCTGCATTGCTTCTGAAATGTTTCAACTTAGTGCAGAATATACACTAGTACTAGGCTTTCTGATGGTGCAAGGTAGTATTTTGGTTTGAATGTCATGCGTGAAAGAATAGGCCAAGCACTATCTTAGGTATCTTCGGAAGTGTGCCATATGTCAACGGTCAATTGTTTAGGAGGTTGTTATGCAAACTTCACCTTTTGTAACTTGCAAGGCTTCTCTAGTGCCTTCAGGCAAAAGTGATAGTTATTTGTTGGTGCGGGTGTTATACTGTCCTAATCATACCCTTTTAGCAAATAATCTGCCATGAGAGATTCTCAGAGAAAGAGTAACCGAAACTTCGACTGAAGTGGGCTAGAAGAATGACGAGGGATCATTCACCAAGATAGCCTGAGGATAAAATCAGTTCCTTTCATCCTCCCGTGGAAAAGTTTGTTAGTCTGTTGCACTACTGTACACTTGCACTTTTCAGTGAAGTGGGAAGATCATGTAGGTCATTGATAAGGACCACTTCCaacctaatttttctataaaactTGCGTGGTCTGTCAAATAGGATCTGGATTCACCACCATGGCTATTGCATACAGCTCTTCTACTGCATTGGTATTGTGTTTATGGGGAAGTTGGAAAGGAAAAAGTAGGCTGCAGCAGAGCGCAACCTATTTGCTCTGTAAAACTTGCATTGTTTCAGCAACAAATTGCTTGGGAAATTTGGAGTCTTAAAATTGGATAGGGATCCACCAACATGGTTTTTGCACACAGCTCTACTTTACACTGGAAATTTGGAGGGTGTGTAGTGAACGTTGAGGGGAGAAAGTAGGATGCAGCCTCGCTCAGTACAGCTGGCCCTATTCCACATGTTCCTACCAAGCTGTTGAAATGAGTTTGACATAGGTCTGGAGACTATTGTCAATCGCATATGGGGGCACTCATCATGTACGCTTCCATTCCATGGATGCTTCACCTCTTTTGCTGAGATACCAGTCAGAAATCCTTGTTGCGCACCTGAGATTTGGTGACTGCCCTCACTGGGCTGGTTACTGATAACATTGGTTGATAAATGATTAGGAAAAATTAGCCAGCAATTTGGCTCAGATCGAGCTTAGTAACCTTAGCAACCTTTGAAGTTTGCTCAATGTTTTTTAAATGGTATTTTGAACCAGTGAATGTAATTCGTATGGATAAGGAGAAACTTGTCCGTAGAATATGGCAACTATTTAGAAATGAGCTCATGTAATAGGATTAGGTACTGATTTGACTTTTACAAATTACAATCGATTACTACTGGTAATTCGATATTAAGAAGAAACAATGAACTCCTTCATAAGCCATTACAAATTAACTTCACATTTCTATTGATTCATGTTTGGTGTATATCTGAAATCTTTCAAACGTTGGCAGGATCACACCAAAGAGCACTTCAAGGAAGAAGAGAGTGAGCTGCTCCCACGATTAGAAGCAGTAAGACGGATGCAGCGGGAGGAGGGGAAAGTTTCTGACAAGTCTAATTCTGCATGGGCTTCTGAGGCGATAGGTACAATGGAGGTGACACACTCAACAAAGCTCTTCCCCTTCTTCATGACTGGTCTCCTACCTCAGGAGGCTGTGCAATACTTAGATCTAGTATGCCGATGTACGAAAAGCACGCGGCATCTGGTCTCCATGCTCAGATCCCTCGCGGAGCGCCTGGAAGATGCAAACCCATCAATTATTCACAACAACCCCACCAAACTGTATGAGCATCTACTTGTAAAATCCCCATAAGCTCAAAGCCCCCTCTGTGCAGCTACTCGGTGTGTGCCACTTAAATTGTGAAAGctaaccttttcttttcttatttggAGTGCAGCTATGTATTTCGGGTTTATTGAGCGATTGTGAAAGCGTGTATAGCATATGGTGTTATCCCCAGCGTGTGTTGAAATGGGAATGATTGTTTCTGACTACTTCAGATTCAGAGGTGGTTTCCGGTTGTAATCTGTTGATGCTAATTCGACTCAGAATGAAGCATGATCACGGCTTCAGGTGTTCATATCTGATCTGCTTGTGATGTATGTATGTTGTAGATATGCAGAGGCTCTTTTGTTTCACTGAAGTAATTCGTTCTATCCTCTCTTATGAAGAGTACTTTGATTTCGGTGAAGGGAGT
This region includes:
- the LOC133910171 gene encoding uncharacterized protein LOC133910171, with the protein product MPQVDLESLVCGVAGAGAGDRKVSCETVIAGGSGDASPPRMPPPPDPDFPPESITISIGDELAFSELNPIYERDDSTKGSTNPKFAAAGVSNPIVAKTRTNSTRVAGAPAAAGTTFFGLPAKIRPRFTRRQPSQGRILPDKRAAGGGGEAEPRSPKVSCIGKVLSDRERHGRRRGWWHGVVAMFRCDGCGRLGGGAAKKMALEDEDGEEQQPGIAGMRRFKSGRRAASWGDEALAAAAADEEEEEKSDSQETEQWARRRVN
- the LOC133910172 gene encoding uncharacterized protein LOC133910172, with translation MAAAGDGEAAPLAPEEGATHGGGVIAKLEEQWRKTKEHAETYPYVWGSYILVYGGLGAYLTWRWRKLRRTEDRVRVLQERLRKLAAAEESQIASSSTAPTPSPPQQPAAGPAKPVSGP
- the LOC133909223 gene encoding uncharacterized protein LOC133909223 yields the protein MGNCSPSPRRRRPTEPGSPPLHRTVSAPTVTVNSTTSVSPYALARSPSVSAAAVDAEDGNVVRVYGSDGCPVAWRLRVSLLYKAAAPVHFTPSEAAPLGRPVLRLSAADPEVCGPADELLHHVDARFEGKPRVAPPERSRRASPAAAAAEEIAELVRLQHLSAERHLEGVVAKVAEMVKKGKKSGKGRTVVEGAEVRRVGKWYGDAMEVMLEHARMEETLIFPDLQSAARPGVCDKVNEQHGRHLPMMNGIKEDIKTLLTLELGSPLFHEVLVNLSVRLKTLQDHTKEHFKEEESELLPRLEAVRRMQREEGKVSDKSNSAWASEAIGTMEVTHSTKLFPFFMTGLLPQEAVQYLDLVCRCTKSTRHLVSMLRSLAERLEDANPSIIHNNPTKLYEHLLVKSP